The following nucleotide sequence is from Corylus avellana chromosome ca7, CavTom2PMs-1.0.
GAAACGTAATACATAGAATCTGCATGCATTTTTGTTCTGGGGTGAAGGTGAAATAAGAAGAACTGAAGAAAACAATatgatattttatatttatatattaatactgttttctttttctgacaGAATCATATTTTCTGACCCCCTCTGCCTACCTGCCTGCTTGCTAAAACATGCTTAAAACATTACTCGAATCTTCCTTTACACTTCACACTAACAATATGTCCGCATACGTTGTTTACCCTCCCCCCTCTATTCTTGAGACACgaaataattcaagaaaaaaaaaaaaatggaaaaaaaaaagaaagagaaaaagtgtTGCCTCTCCTCTACTACTCATTCCTGTCTCTTTTATCTACTATATAAACCAACTCTGGCCTTGCCAAATATATCACATTGTCTCTCAAGACTTTAACTACTAAGTCTTCTCTAACAATCAATCTCcacctctgtctctctctctgcgtGTGTGACGTGTCATCTGTAATGGAGAGGAACCAGATGCACAGACAGGTTTCAGTCATGAGGCAGTCCCTCTTTGATCAGGTTTGATCTTTTTTCTTAACATTTCTggctttatttgaaaattggaGAAACGCCCAcaattgattttatcttttgcCTTGTGTTCATGGTAATTAAGGAATAAGCTTAttgcttttcatatttttatcgTCAAATCTTTTACTAAGAGATGGGCCAAAAGCTACTGGCACCAATGAATAAGCTTTATGTCATTTTGGTACTCATAGCATTAACGTATGCGGTAATCTTATTAAACGGGATTCGACTGATTTGAGCTATATATGCAGTCATTTCTCTTTGCGTTTATGATGGAAAATTGGATATTGGACCTTTTTGCAGGGATATCTTGACGAACAATTTATCCAACTGGAGGAGCTGCAAGATGATGCTAATCCTAATTTTGTGGAGGAAGTTGTTACATTGTACTATAGGGATTCATCCAGGCTAATCCTTAGCATAGACCAGGCActgtaagttttttttaataattttttcatttgttattttattttcttaattgtgacaatattgaTAATGTttccattaattaattgattatacAGGGAGAGAAACCCTCTTGATTTCAATAAGCTGGACACCTACATGCATCA
It contains:
- the LOC132186424 gene encoding histidine-containing phosphotransfer protein 4 isoform X1; translation: MERNQMHRQVSVMRQSLFDQGYLDEQFIQLEELQDDANPNFVEEVVTLYYRDSSRLILSIDQALERNPLDFNKLDTYMHQFKGSSTSIGAKKVKAECTQFREYCKVGNGEGCMRTFQQAKKEYTILKRKLEAYFQQARQSGPSETACRPRN
- the LOC132186424 gene encoding histidine-containing phosphotransfer protein 4 isoform X2 — its product is MERNQMHRQVSVMRQSLFDQGYLDEQFIQLEELQDDANPNFVEEVVTLYYRDSSRLILSIDQALERNPLDFNKLDTYMHQFKGSSTSIGAKKVKAECTQFREYCKVGNGEGCMRTFQQAKKEYTILKRKLEAYFQARQSGPSETACRPRN